In Micromonospora ferruginea, the sequence CGTTCTTAGTTAATTCTTTGAGGAAAGGACGCCAGACATGGCGAAGCTCAGCACCGACGAGCTGCTCGACGCGTTCAAGGAGATGACGCTGATCGAGCTCTCCGAGTTCGTGAAGCAGTTCGAGGAGACCTTCGAGGTCACCGCCGCCGCTCCGGTCGCGGTCGCCGCTGCCGGTGGCGCCGGTGGCGCCGCCGCCGCCCCGGCCGAGGAGGAGAAGGACGAGTTCGACGTCATCCTCGACGCCGACGGTGGCAAGAAGATCCAGGTCATCAAGGTCGTGCGCGAGCTGACCGGCCTGGGCCTCAAGGAGGCCAAGGACCTGGTCGAGGCCGCTCCGAAGGCCG encodes:
- the rplL gene encoding 50S ribosomal protein L7/L12 codes for the protein MAKLSTDELLDAFKEMTLIELSEFVKQFEETFEVTAAAPVAVAAAGGAGGAAAAPAEEEKDEFDVILDADGGKKIQVIKVVRELTGLGLKEAKDLVEAAPKAVLEKANKETAEKAKAKLEGEGAKVTLK